A stretch of the Camarhynchus parvulus chromosome 4, STF_HiC, whole genome shotgun sequence genome encodes the following:
- the RBM47 gene encoding RNA-binding protein 47 isoform X2: protein MVLGAEVGSRFYHAVNEFDTMTAEDSTARMSNDSTNVATTKVPEGVAGAPNEAALLALMARTGYSMIQENGQRKYGGPPPGWEGLHPPRGCEVFVGKIPRDVYEDELVPVFESVGRIYEMRLMMDFDGKNRGYAFVMYTQKHEAKRAVRELNNYEIRPGRLLGVCCSVDNCRLFIGGIPKMKKREEILEEIAKVTEGVLDVIVYASAADKMKNRGFAFVEYESHRAAAMARRKLMPGRIQLWGHQIAVDWAEPEIDVDEDVMETVKILYVRNLMIETTEDTIKKVFGQFNPGCVERVKKIRDYAFVHFTTREDAIHAMNNLNGVELEGSCLEVTLAKPVDKEQYTRYQKAAKGGAAATSEVTQQPNYVYSCDPYTLAYYGYPYNALIGPNRDYFVKGSIRGRGRGAAGNRAPGPRGSYLGGYSAGRGIYSRYHEGKGKQQEKGFELVPNLELPAVNPVAIKPGAVAIPAIGAQYSMFQAAPPAKMMEDGKIHTVEHIINPIAVQQDPASAAAAAAAAAAAVIPAVSTPPPFQGRPITPVYTMTPSVQRIPAAGIYGTGYVPFAAPAAATATIATLQKNAAAAAAAYGGYASYIPPAFPAATIQVPIHDVYQTY from the exons GTTTTATCACGCTGTGAATGAGTTTGACACCATGACCGCCGAGGATTCCACTGCAAGGATGAGCAATGATTCCACTAATGTGGCCACCACAAAAGTGCCCGAAGGTGTTGCTGGTGCACCCAAcgaggcagctctgctggccctCATGGCCCGCACTGGATACAGCATGATCCAGGAGAACGGGCAGCGCAAGTACGGAGGGCCTCCTCCCGGCTGGGAGGGCCTGCACCCTCCGCGGGGCTGCGAAGTCTTCGTGGGCAAAATCCCCCGCGACGTCTACGAGGATGAGCTCGTCCCCGTCTTCGAGTCTGTGGGCCGCATCTACGAGATGCGCCTGATGATGGACTTCGATGGGAAGAACCGTGGCTATGCCTTCGTGATGTACACCCAGAAGCACGAGGCGAAGCGCGCCGTCAGGGAGCTGAACAACTACGAAATCCGCCCCGGCAGGCTGCTGGGTGTCTGCTGCAGCGTGGATAACTGCCGGCTCTTCATCGGAGGCATTCCCAAGATGAAGAAGAGAGAGGAGATCCTGGAAGAGATTGCCAAGGTGACAGAAGGCGTGCTGGATGTCATCGTGTATGCCAGCGCTGCAGACAAGATGAAGAACAGAGGCTTTGCCTTTGTGGAGTATGAGAGCCATCgagcagcagccatggccaggAGAAAACTCATGCCAGGAAGGATCCAGCTGTGGGGACATCAAATTGCTGTTGACTGGGCAGAGCCAGAGATAGATGTGGATGAAGATGTCATGGAGACTGTTAAAATCTTATACGTGAGGAATTTAATGATTGAGACCACAGAGGACACCATTAAAAAGGTGTTCGGTCAGTTTAACCCTGGCTGTGTagagagagtgaaaaaaatccGTGATTACGCCTTTGTGCACTTTACAACCAGGGAAGATGCCATTCATGCCATGAACAACCTTAATGGTGTTGAACTAGAGGGCTCGTGCCTGGAGGTTACCTTGGCCAAGCCGGTAGACAAGGAGCAATACACTCGCTaccagaaagcagcaaaaggaggggctgcagcaacCTCCGAAGTAACGCAGCAACCTAACTATGTTTACTCTTGTGATCCATACACACTAGCATACTATGGATATCCATACAATGCCTTGATCGGGCCCAACAGAGATTACTTTGTGAAAG GCAGCATACGAGGCAGAGGGCGAGGTGCAGCTGGCAACAGAGCTCCGGGTCCCAGGGGCTCCTACCTGGGGGGATACTCCGCTGGCCGTGGAATCTACAGCAGGTACCATgaaggcaaaggaaaacagcaagagAAAGGATTTGAACTGGTTCCCAACTTGGAGTTACCTGCAGTCAATCCAGTGGCCATTAAGCCTGGAGCAG TGGCCATCCCTGCCATTGGTGCCCAGTACTCCATGTTTCAGGCAGCTCCACCAGCCAAGATGATGGAAGATGGCAAAATCCACACTGTTGAGCACATCATCAACCCCATAGCTGTCCAGCAGGACCCAGCTAGCGCAGCAGCTGCcgcagcagccgcagccgcaGCTGTAATACCAGCTGTCTCAACACCTCCTCCCTTCCAG GGCCGTCCCATCACACCGGTGTACACCATGACTCCCAGCGTGCAGCGGATCCCTGCCGCCGGCATTTACGGGACAGGTTACGTGCCCTTCGCGGCGCCGGCGGCGGCCACAGCGACAATAGCCACGCTACAGAAGAACGCTGCCGCAGCCGCTGCCGCCTACGGGGGATACGCCAGCTACATCCCGCCGGCATTCCCAGCCGCCACCATCCAGGTGCCCATCCACGACGTCTACCAGACCTACTGA
- the RBM47 gene encoding RNA-binding protein 47 isoform X3, translating to MTAEDSTARMSNDSTNVATTKVPEGVAGAPNEAALLALMARTGYSMIQENGQRKYGGPPPGWEGLHPPRGCEVFVGKIPRDVYEDELVPVFESVGRIYEMRLMMDFDGKNRGYAFVMYTQKHEAKRAVRELNNYEIRPGRLLGVCCSVDNCRLFIGGIPKMKKREEILEEIAKVTEGVLDVIVYASAADKMKNRGFAFVEYESHRAAAMARRKLMPGRIQLWGHQIAVDWAEPEIDVDEDVMETVKILYVRNLMIETTEDTIKKVFGQFNPGCVERVKKIRDYAFVHFTTREDAIHAMNNLNGVELEGSCLEVTLAKPVDKEQYTRYQKAAKGGAAATSEVTQQPNYVYSCDPYTLAYYGYPYNALIGPNRDYFVKAGSIRGRGRGAAGNRAPGPRGSYLGGYSAGRGIYSRYHEGKGKQQEKGFELVPNLELPAVNPVAIKPGAVAIPAIGAQYSMFQAAPPAKMMEDGKIHTVEHIINPIAVQQDPASAAAAAAAAAAAVIPAVSTPPPFQGRPITPVYTMTPSVQRIPAAGIYGTGYVPFAAPAAATATIATLQKNAAAAAAAYGGYASYIPPAFPAATIQVPIHDVYQTY from the exons ATGACCGCCGAGGATTCCACTGCAAGGATGAGCAATGATTCCACTAATGTGGCCACCACAAAAGTGCCCGAAGGTGTTGCTGGTGCACCCAAcgaggcagctctgctggccctCATGGCCCGCACTGGATACAGCATGATCCAGGAGAACGGGCAGCGCAAGTACGGAGGGCCTCCTCCCGGCTGGGAGGGCCTGCACCCTCCGCGGGGCTGCGAAGTCTTCGTGGGCAAAATCCCCCGCGACGTCTACGAGGATGAGCTCGTCCCCGTCTTCGAGTCTGTGGGCCGCATCTACGAGATGCGCCTGATGATGGACTTCGATGGGAAGAACCGTGGCTATGCCTTCGTGATGTACACCCAGAAGCACGAGGCGAAGCGCGCCGTCAGGGAGCTGAACAACTACGAAATCCGCCCCGGCAGGCTGCTGGGTGTCTGCTGCAGCGTGGATAACTGCCGGCTCTTCATCGGAGGCATTCCCAAGATGAAGAAGAGAGAGGAGATCCTGGAAGAGATTGCCAAGGTGACAGAAGGCGTGCTGGATGTCATCGTGTATGCCAGCGCTGCAGACAAGATGAAGAACAGAGGCTTTGCCTTTGTGGAGTATGAGAGCCATCgagcagcagccatggccaggAGAAAACTCATGCCAGGAAGGATCCAGCTGTGGGGACATCAAATTGCTGTTGACTGGGCAGAGCCAGAGATAGATGTGGATGAAGATGTCATGGAGACTGTTAAAATCTTATACGTGAGGAATTTAATGATTGAGACCACAGAGGACACCATTAAAAAGGTGTTCGGTCAGTTTAACCCTGGCTGTGTagagagagtgaaaaaaatccGTGATTACGCCTTTGTGCACTTTACAACCAGGGAAGATGCCATTCATGCCATGAACAACCTTAATGGTGTTGAACTAGAGGGCTCGTGCCTGGAGGTTACCTTGGCCAAGCCGGTAGACAAGGAGCAATACACTCGCTaccagaaagcagcaaaaggaggggctgcagcaacCTCCGAAGTAACGCAGCAACCTAACTATGTTTACTCTTGTGATCCATACACACTAGCATACTATGGATATCCATACAATGCCTTGATCGGGCCCAACAGAGATTACTTTGTGAAAG CAGGCAGCATACGAGGCAGAGGGCGAGGTGCAGCTGGCAACAGAGCTCCGGGTCCCAGGGGCTCCTACCTGGGGGGATACTCCGCTGGCCGTGGAATCTACAGCAGGTACCATgaaggcaaaggaaaacagcaagagAAAGGATTTGAACTGGTTCCCAACTTGGAGTTACCTGCAGTCAATCCAGTGGCCATTAAGCCTGGAGCAG TGGCCATCCCTGCCATTGGTGCCCAGTACTCCATGTTTCAGGCAGCTCCACCAGCCAAGATGATGGAAGATGGCAAAATCCACACTGTTGAGCACATCATCAACCCCATAGCTGTCCAGCAGGACCCAGCTAGCGCAGCAGCTGCcgcagcagccgcagccgcaGCTGTAATACCAGCTGTCTCAACACCTCCTCCCTTCCAG GGCCGTCCCATCACACCGGTGTACACCATGACTCCCAGCGTGCAGCGGATCCCTGCCGCCGGCATTTACGGGACAGGTTACGTGCCCTTCGCGGCGCCGGCGGCGGCCACAGCGACAATAGCCACGCTACAGAAGAACGCTGCCGCAGCCGCTGCCGCCTACGGGGGATACGCCAGCTACATCCCGCCGGCATTCCCAGCCGCCACCATCCAGGTGCCCATCCACGACGTCTACCAGACCTACTGA
- the RBM47 gene encoding RNA-binding protein 47 isoform X1: MVLGAEVGSRFYHAVNEFDTMTAEDSTARMSNDSTNVATTKVPEGVAGAPNEAALLALMARTGYSMIQENGQRKYGGPPPGWEGLHPPRGCEVFVGKIPRDVYEDELVPVFESVGRIYEMRLMMDFDGKNRGYAFVMYTQKHEAKRAVRELNNYEIRPGRLLGVCCSVDNCRLFIGGIPKMKKREEILEEIAKVTEGVLDVIVYASAADKMKNRGFAFVEYESHRAAAMARRKLMPGRIQLWGHQIAVDWAEPEIDVDEDVMETVKILYVRNLMIETTEDTIKKVFGQFNPGCVERVKKIRDYAFVHFTTREDAIHAMNNLNGVELEGSCLEVTLAKPVDKEQYTRYQKAAKGGAAATSEVTQQPNYVYSCDPYTLAYYGYPYNALIGPNRDYFVKAGSIRGRGRGAAGNRAPGPRGSYLGGYSAGRGIYSRYHEGKGKQQEKGFELVPNLELPAVNPVAIKPGAVAIPAIGAQYSMFQAAPPAKMMEDGKIHTVEHIINPIAVQQDPASAAAAAAAAAAAVIPAVSTPPPFQGRPITPVYTMTPSVQRIPAAGIYGTGYVPFAAPAAATATIATLQKNAAAAAAAYGGYASYIPPAFPAATIQVPIHDVYQTY; the protein is encoded by the exons GTTTTATCACGCTGTGAATGAGTTTGACACCATGACCGCCGAGGATTCCACTGCAAGGATGAGCAATGATTCCACTAATGTGGCCACCACAAAAGTGCCCGAAGGTGTTGCTGGTGCACCCAAcgaggcagctctgctggccctCATGGCCCGCACTGGATACAGCATGATCCAGGAGAACGGGCAGCGCAAGTACGGAGGGCCTCCTCCCGGCTGGGAGGGCCTGCACCCTCCGCGGGGCTGCGAAGTCTTCGTGGGCAAAATCCCCCGCGACGTCTACGAGGATGAGCTCGTCCCCGTCTTCGAGTCTGTGGGCCGCATCTACGAGATGCGCCTGATGATGGACTTCGATGGGAAGAACCGTGGCTATGCCTTCGTGATGTACACCCAGAAGCACGAGGCGAAGCGCGCCGTCAGGGAGCTGAACAACTACGAAATCCGCCCCGGCAGGCTGCTGGGTGTCTGCTGCAGCGTGGATAACTGCCGGCTCTTCATCGGAGGCATTCCCAAGATGAAGAAGAGAGAGGAGATCCTGGAAGAGATTGCCAAGGTGACAGAAGGCGTGCTGGATGTCATCGTGTATGCCAGCGCTGCAGACAAGATGAAGAACAGAGGCTTTGCCTTTGTGGAGTATGAGAGCCATCgagcagcagccatggccaggAGAAAACTCATGCCAGGAAGGATCCAGCTGTGGGGACATCAAATTGCTGTTGACTGGGCAGAGCCAGAGATAGATGTGGATGAAGATGTCATGGAGACTGTTAAAATCTTATACGTGAGGAATTTAATGATTGAGACCACAGAGGACACCATTAAAAAGGTGTTCGGTCAGTTTAACCCTGGCTGTGTagagagagtgaaaaaaatccGTGATTACGCCTTTGTGCACTTTACAACCAGGGAAGATGCCATTCATGCCATGAACAACCTTAATGGTGTTGAACTAGAGGGCTCGTGCCTGGAGGTTACCTTGGCCAAGCCGGTAGACAAGGAGCAATACACTCGCTaccagaaagcagcaaaaggaggggctgcagcaacCTCCGAAGTAACGCAGCAACCTAACTATGTTTACTCTTGTGATCCATACACACTAGCATACTATGGATATCCATACAATGCCTTGATCGGGCCCAACAGAGATTACTTTGTGAAAG CAGGCAGCATACGAGGCAGAGGGCGAGGTGCAGCTGGCAACAGAGCTCCGGGTCCCAGGGGCTCCTACCTGGGGGGATACTCCGCTGGCCGTGGAATCTACAGCAGGTACCATgaaggcaaaggaaaacagcaagagAAAGGATTTGAACTGGTTCCCAACTTGGAGTTACCTGCAGTCAATCCAGTGGCCATTAAGCCTGGAGCAG TGGCCATCCCTGCCATTGGTGCCCAGTACTCCATGTTTCAGGCAGCTCCACCAGCCAAGATGATGGAAGATGGCAAAATCCACACTGTTGAGCACATCATCAACCCCATAGCTGTCCAGCAGGACCCAGCTAGCGCAGCAGCTGCcgcagcagccgcagccgcaGCTGTAATACCAGCTGTCTCAACACCTCCTCCCTTCCAG GGCCGTCCCATCACACCGGTGTACACCATGACTCCCAGCGTGCAGCGGATCCCTGCCGCCGGCATTTACGGGACAGGTTACGTGCCCTTCGCGGCGCCGGCGGCGGCCACAGCGACAATAGCCACGCTACAGAAGAACGCTGCCGCAGCCGCTGCCGCCTACGGGGGATACGCCAGCTACATCCCGCCGGCATTCCCAGCCGCCACCATCCAGGTGCCCATCCACGACGTCTACCAGACCTACTGA